A single Marinobacter sp. es.042 DNA region contains:
- a CDS encoding alkane 1-monooxygenase gives MSTTQLSVNREATRRRILLTLKKYSYLIAMVPLLLPPLLLAAGQATDLVNLFSWGVPVVVFGIIPVLDMLLGKDSLNPDEETDVPRMVGERFYKAITLGWVAGFAALLVWSMLELASGTFSLVGSIGWIVSIGIVGGLGINVAHELIHKDEKLETRAGGFLLSLVCYAGFKVEHLRGHHVHVSTPEDASSSRYNQSLYNFLPQAYMRNFLNAWKLEAERLQRKGHKALSWRNELIWWYSISALALTGFTIAFGWLGAVFFLGQSFIAFTLLEIVNYLEHYGLHRRKLENGRYERTGPEHSWNSNYFLTNVFLFHLQRHSDHHAWAKRRYQILRHHDVAPQLPAGYSAMIVLAMFPPLWRRVMNPRVEAYYEGEEHQLA, from the coding sequence ATGAGCACAACGCAGTTATCGGTAAATCGCGAGGCCACCCGTCGGCGAATATTGCTGACCCTCAAGAAGTACAGCTACCTGATCGCCATGGTGCCCCTGTTGCTGCCGCCTCTGCTGCTGGCCGCCGGCCAGGCCACTGATCTGGTAAACCTTTTCTCCTGGGGCGTCCCCGTGGTCGTCTTCGGGATCATCCCTGTCTTGGACATGCTGCTCGGCAAGGATTCCCTGAACCCGGATGAAGAGACCGACGTGCCGCGGATGGTCGGCGAACGGTTCTATAAAGCGATTACCCTGGGCTGGGTGGCAGGCTTTGCAGCCTTACTGGTCTGGAGCATGCTGGAACTGGCTTCCGGCACCTTCAGCCTGGTGGGCAGTATTGGCTGGATCGTCTCCATCGGCATCGTCGGAGGCCTCGGCATCAACGTCGCCCACGAACTCATCCACAAAGACGAAAAACTCGAAACCCGGGCTGGCGGCTTCCTGCTGTCACTGGTCTGCTACGCCGGCTTCAAGGTCGAACACCTGCGCGGCCACCACGTACACGTATCCACCCCGGAAGACGCCTCCTCGTCACGCTATAACCAGTCCCTCTACAACTTCCTGCCCCAGGCCTACATGCGCAACTTCCTCAATGCCTGGAAACTGGAAGCCGAACGCCTGCAACGCAAAGGCCACAAAGCCCTCAGCTGGCGCAACGAACTGATCTGGTGGTACAGCATCAGCGCCCTGGCACTGACTGGTTTCACCATCGCCTTCGGCTGGCTCGGCGCCGTCTTCTTCCTGGGCCAAAGCTTCATCGCCTTCACCCTCCTGGAAATCGTCAACTACCTCGAACACTACGGCCTGCACCGGAGAAAACTCGAAAACGGCCGCTACGAACGCACCGGCCCCGAACACAGCTGGAACAGCAACTACTTCCTCACCAACGTCTTCCTGTTCCACCTGCAGCGCCACAGCGACCACCACGCCTGGGCCAAACGCCGCTACCAGATCCTCCGTCACCACGACGTAGCCCCCCAGCTCCCGGCCGGCTACTCCGCAATGATCGTCCTGGCAATGTTCCCCCCACTCTGGCGGCGGGTAATGAACCCAAGGGTAGAGGCTTATTACGAAGGAGAAGAACACCAGTTGGCATAA
- the gloA gene encoding lactoylglutathione lyase gives MPKHFEQAPGLHEEPVPETEGYVFNQTMMRIKEPERSMDFYTRVMGMRLVRKLDFPEMKFTLYFLGYLDDRQAGLVPQDDAHRTTYTFGREAMLELTHNWGTEDDNDFAYHNGNDEPQGFGHIGVAVPDVYAACDRFEKLGVEFVKKPDDGKMKGLAFIKDPDGYWIEILQPDMLEKQRKDD, from the coding sequence ATGCCCAAGCATTTCGAACAGGCCCCTGGCCTACACGAAGAACCCGTTCCCGAAACCGAAGGTTACGTCTTCAACCAGACCATGATGCGCATCAAGGAACCCGAGCGCTCCATGGACTTCTACACCCGAGTGATGGGCATGCGCCTGGTTCGCAAACTGGACTTCCCCGAAATGAAGTTCACCCTGTATTTCCTTGGCTACCTTGATGATCGTCAGGCCGGCCTGGTGCCGCAGGACGATGCCCACCGCACCACCTACACCTTCGGCCGCGAAGCCATGCTTGAGCTGACCCACAACTGGGGCACCGAAGACGACAACGACTTCGCCTACCACAACGGAAACGACGAGCCCCAGGGCTTTGGCCACATTGGCGTAGCGGTGCCAGACGTTTACGCCGCCTGCGACCGCTTTGAAAAGCTCGGTGTGGAGTTTGTGAAAAAGCCGGACGACGGCAAGATGAAAGGCCTGGCCTTTATAAAAGACCCGGACGGCTACTGGATTGAAATCCTGCAGCCGGACATGCTTGAGAAGCAGCGCAAGGATGACTGA